A genomic segment from Brienomyrus brachyistius isolate T26 chromosome 9, BBRACH_0.4, whole genome shotgun sequence encodes:
- the LOC125748819 gene encoding eomesodermin-like, protein MQLGEGILPSAAVNLPKTFYNLSSSDGNNSPGSSQLEFQDVDRTESEPGSGPKKYLSGGGSTMLGEGENENFSGTKTTSDGRKSSPVVGEDDLSSGSRYNIDGFGSDRYFISSSSQQTTDVASPCSLFPYASQAGTVYPGSNGSRYSASLHYGSVLPPAGFSSAVCASRSQFASGYQFGQGPGCLYPSYAGTGSGIGSVPITGTGARAQVYLCNRPLWLKFHRHQTEMIITKQGRRMFPFLSFNITGLNLTAHYNVFVEIILADPNHWRFQGGKWVTCGKADNNMQGNKMYVHPESPNTGAHWMRQEISFGKLKLTNNKGANNSTQMIVLQSLHKYQPRLHIVEVTEDGVEDMSSDSKTQTFTFPENQFIAVTAYQNTDITQLKIDHNPFAKGFRDNYDSMYTAPESDRLTPSPTDSPRSHQIVPGARYAVQPFFQDQFVNNLQQNRFYNGERAVPQTNGLLSPQGEDGTPAQRWFVGPMQQPGTGKLELGAYEGDYSSGGLLPYSLKPLPLQSPHSLGYYADSAFTSMATSWGPRGPYQRKVATSLPWSPRPSPPGYSEDHLSGKDKAREEDGTTAPGPAPTWIDTPPSLKSLDSSDSGIYPMVCKRRRVSPSHSSTENSPTIKCEDLTTDEYSKETTKNMGYYAFYPSP, encoded by the exons ATGCAGTTGGGAGAGGGGATTTTGCCCAGCGCAGCCGTCAACTTGCCCAAGACTTTTTACAACCTTTCGTCATCGGACGGCAATAACAGCCCTGGATCATCGCAGCTAGAATTTCAAGACGTGGATCGGACGGAATCCGAACCAGGCAGCGGGCCCAAAAAGTACTTAAGCGGCGGAGGAAGCACTATGCTGGGCGAGGGAGAGAACGAGAACTTCTCCGGAACTAAAACGACCTCTGATGGAAGAAAAAGTTCTCCGGTCGTCGGGGAAGACGACCTTTCGAGTGGTAGTCGGTACAACATAGACGGATTCGGTTCCGATCGCTATTTTATTTCGTCGTCGTCGCAGCAGACGACCGATGTGGCCAGTCCGTGTTCCCTGTTCCCGTATGCGAGTCAGGCTGGGACTGTTTATCCCGGGTCCAATGGATCCAGGTATTCGGCCTCTCTTCACTATGGATCTGTCCTGCCACCGGCGGGGTTTTCCTCTGCTGTTTGCGCCAGCCGCAGCCAGTTTGCCTCAGGGTATCAATTTGGACAAGGTCCTGGGTGTTTGTACCCGTCTTACGCGGGCACGGGGTCGGGTATTGGCTCCGTACCGATCACTGGAACTGGGGCGAGGGCTCAAGTTTACCTCTGCAATCGGCCACTGTGGCTGAAGTTTCATCGGCATCAAACGGAGATGATCATCACCAAGCAGGGCAG GCGAATGTTTCCATTTCTCAGTTTTAATATCACTGGGTTAAACCTCACGGCCCATTACAACGTCTTTGTTGAGATCATCTTGGCCGATCCGAACCACTGGAGATTCCAGGGAGGCAAATGGGTGACCTGTGGAAAAGCCGACAATAATATGCAAG gtAACAAGATGTATGTCCATCCGGAGTCTCCAAACACCGGGGCTCACTGGATGAGGCAGGAGATCTCTTTCGGCAAACTGAAACTGACTAACAACAAAGGCGCCAATAACAGCACTCAA ATGATCGTCCTTCAATCTCTACACAAATACCAGCCGCGGCTGCATATCGTGGAGGTTACGGAAGACGGCGTGGAGGACATGAGCAGTGACTCAAAGACTCAGACCTTCACTTTCCCTGAGAACCAGTTCATCGCTGTCACTGCCTACCAGAACACTGAT atCACACAACTGAAAATTGATCACAATCCTTTTGCAAAAGGCTTCAGAGACAACTATGATTC CATGTACACAGCCCCCGAGAGCGACCGGTTGACCCCGTCGCCCACCGACTCGCCGCGCTCCCACCAGATCGTGCCAGGTGCCCGTTATGCCGTCCAGCCCTTCTTCCAGGACCAGTTCGTGAACAACCTTCAGCAGAACCGCTTCTACAACGGCGAGCGGGCCGTGCCGCAGACCAATGGGCTCCTGTCGCCGCAGGGGGAGGACGGGACCCCGGCACAGCGCTGGTTTGTGGGCCCCATGCAGCAGCCGGGCACTGGAAAGCTGGAGCTGGGGGCCTACGAGGGAGACTACAGCAGTGGGGGCCTACTGCCCTACAGCTTGAAGCCCCTCCCACTGCAGAGTCCGCACAGCCTTGGATACTACGCTGACTCGGCGTTCACCTCCATGGCCACCAGCTGGGGCCCCCGTGGCCCTTACCAGCGGAAGGTGGCCACAAGTCTGCCCTGGTCCCCACGGCCCAGCCCCCCAGGCTACTCTGAGGACCACCTGTCAGGCAAGGACAAGGCCCGGGAGGAGGATGGGACAACGGCTCCCGGACCAGCCCCCACTTGGATCGACACACCCCCATCTCTGAAATCGCTGGACTCCTCTGACTCTGGCATTTACCCTATGGTGTGTAAGAGGCGCCGGGTGTCCCCTAGTCACTCCAGTACAGAGAACTCTCCCACCATCAAATGTGAGGACTTGACCACTGATGAGTATAGCAAGGAGACCACTAAAAATATGGGCTACTATGCCTTTTACCCAAGcccttaa